Proteins encoded by one window of Brienomyrus brachyistius isolate T26 chromosome 1, BBRACH_0.4, whole genome shotgun sequence:
- the LOC125704427 gene encoding 2-oxoglutarate receptor 1-like codes for MNQSNESGLCPNVVMLLKRYYLPSMYVIIFTVGLLGNVTSIIIYTVKIRPWKSWNLIMLNLALADLLYVFSLPFLAYNYINGEDWTLGTFMCRFVRFSFHFNLYGSILFLTCLSIFRYVVVVYPLKVDVHRKRWGSLACLIVWVISAIEIPPMFTMLKLQEDNNITTCPDFASQDPVLQVWCYTWVLTVLGYLVPLVVVSFCYSRIVKVLSKGPETHSLHRMRARRLTVLILVVFVVCFMPFHILRTARIATRIWPRSCTVTAWVHAMYIISRPVAGLNTFFNLALYTLAGDKFQQAFVSMFNCNYYVSKIKSLLTVPVISIATAASPQTKPADLSKTPSPSKPHAANAQC; via the coding sequence ATGAATCAGAGTAATGAGTCGGGATTGTGCCCCAATGTGGTGATGCTATTGAAACGATACTACCTGCCATCCATGTATGTGATCATCTTTACTGTGGGCCTCCTGGGGAATGTCACCTCCATCATCATCTACACAGTGAAGATACGACCCTGGAAGAGCTGGAACCTCATAATGCTGAACCTGGCCTTGGCAGACCTGCTCTACGTCTTCAGCCTCCCTTTCCTGGCTTATAACTACATTAACGGTGAAGATTGGACCTTGGGAACATTCATGTGCCGATTTGTACGTTTTAGCTTCCACTTCAACCTCTATGGCAGCATCCTCTTCCTCACTTGCCTCAGCATCTTCCGCTATGTGGTGGTGGTCTACCCACTGAAGGTCGACGTTCATCGGAAGAGGTGGGGGAGCTTGGCCTGCCTTATTGTATGGGTCATCTCCGCCATCGAGATCCCCCCCATGTTCACCATGCTTAAGTTGCAGGAAGATAACAACATAACAACTTGCCCAGACTTTGCCAGCCAAGATCCAGTGCTGCAAGTCTGGTGCTACACCTGGGTACTGACGGTTCTAGGATATTTAGTGCCCTTGGTAGTGGTCAGTTTCTGCTATTCCAGGATTGTAAAAGTCCTGTCAAAGGGCCCAGAGACGCACAGTCTGCATCGGATGCGTGCCCGTAGGCTCACCGTGCTCATCCTGGTCGTCTTTGTGGTGTGCTTCATGCCGTTCCACATCTTACGCACGGCACGGATCGCCACCAGAATATGGCCGAGGTCCTGTACTGTCACAGCCTGGGTCCACGCCATGTATATCATCTCTCGGCCTGTGGCGGGTCTCAACACCTTCTTCAACCTGGCCTTATACACGCTGGCAGGTGACAAGTTTCAGCAAGCTTTTGTCAGCATGTTTAACTGCAACTACTATGTTTCTAAGATCAAGTCCCTACTTACTGTGCCAGTCATTAGCATTGCAACCGCCGCCTCTCCGCAAACGAAACCAGCTGATTTGAGTAAAACACCTTCACCGTCCAAACCACATGCCGCTAATGCACAATGTTAA